From a single Fulvivirga ulvae genomic region:
- a CDS encoding DUF1761 domain-containing protein: MEEVSINWLAVVVATLSTFFIGAIWYGPIFGKSWMKENGFTEEDLKNANMGKIYGTAFVLELIMSINLAFFLGGLSISEGALYGFLTGFGWVAMAMGVNYLFSRATLKLWFIDSFYFVVSFTLMGVILTAWK; encoded by the coding sequence ATGGAAGAAGTATCAATTAACTGGCTGGCCGTAGTAGTGGCCACCTTATCAACATTCTTTATCGGTGCCATATGGTACGGCCCCATATTTGGCAAAAGCTGGATGAAAGAAAATGGTTTTACGGAAGAAGACCTGAAAAACGCCAACATGGGGAAAATCTACGGGACCGCTTTTGTCCTGGAGCTCATCATGTCTATCAACCTGGCATTCTTTTTAGGAGGCTTAAGTATAAGCGAAGGGGCACTTTATGGATTTTTGACCGGCTTTGGGTGGGTAGCTATGGCCATGGGTGTAAATTACCTTTTTTCAAGAGCAACCCTTAAGCTTTGGTTTATCGATAGCTTTTATTTTGTTGTAAGCTTCACACTCATGGGCGTGATACTTACTGCCTGGAAATAG
- a CDS encoding LytR/AlgR family response regulator transcription factor — MRVLIIEDEPTAAQKLINMLMKLDAQLEVVNVIQSVEEAINWLRENPAPDLAFVDVQLADDISFEIFKKVEVKFPVIFATAYDEYILEALEHHSIDYLLKPLQKERLAKALDKVKRLESHFLQHRFNKLFEEGFGGNKAKKRFLVKRGVDFVSVSAKNIAYFFTEHKLVFLVSRDGDKYIVDKTLTELNDELDTDYFFRVNRKYLVHIDAIEKFKSENGKIALHLLPPTREEVHVSKENAPNFRGWIEAS; from the coding sequence ATGAGAGTATTAATTATTGAAGACGAGCCTACAGCAGCACAGAAGCTAATAAACATGCTGATGAAGTTAGATGCGCAGCTCGAGGTAGTCAATGTCATCCAAAGTGTTGAAGAGGCCATTAACTGGCTCCGTGAAAATCCTGCCCCGGATCTGGCATTTGTGGATGTACAGTTGGCCGATGACATTTCATTCGAAATATTCAAGAAAGTAGAGGTGAAGTTTCCCGTCATTTTTGCTACGGCTTATGATGAATACATTTTGGAGGCACTGGAACATCACTCCATTGATTATTTACTAAAACCCCTTCAGAAGGAGCGGTTGGCAAAAGCCCTGGATAAGGTAAAAAGACTCGAATCACACTTCCTGCAACACCGGTTCAATAAACTCTTTGAAGAAGGATTCGGCGGCAATAAGGCTAAGAAGCGTTTTTTAGTAAAGCGTGGAGTGGACTTTGTGTCTGTTTCTGCAAAAAACATAGCCTACTTTTTTACCGAGCATAAGCTGGTATTTCTCGTTAGCCGGGATGGTGACAAGTACATTGTAGATAAGACTTTAACAGAGCTTAATGACGAGTTGGATACTGATTATTTTTTCAGGGTAAACAGAAAATATCTTGTACATATCGATGCGATTGAAAAATTTAAATCGGAAAACGGCAAAATAGCGCTTCACCTGCTGCCGCCTACTCGTGAAGAAGTACATGTAAGTAAAGAGAATGCTCCTAATTTCAGAGGGTGGATAGAGGCATCATAA
- a CDS encoding DUF1761 domain-containing protein: protein MGTTLRINHVAVWVAALLAQAVAPLIYSEVFFGIRWVELNELTEADFSKVDMGIGLSLSFISSLAEAYMLAWLFKRMHVTSAVEGLKISLLVWLAFIFLEITTQNYFSVRSFELTLIDESVVLVKYEIAGILLGSWKKYSEQ from the coding sequence ATGGGCACAACACTAAGGATCAATCACGTAGCAGTTTGGGTGGCCGCATTGTTGGCACAGGCAGTAGCACCGTTAATTTACTCCGAAGTATTCTTTGGTATCCGCTGGGTAGAGCTCAATGAGCTCACAGAAGCAGATTTTTCAAAGGTAGATATGGGAATAGGTCTAAGCCTATCCTTCATCTCATCGCTGGCAGAAGCGTACATGCTGGCCTGGTTGTTTAAACGAATGCATGTAACATCGGCGGTTGAAGGCTTAAAAATATCACTGCTTGTATGGCTTGCATTTATCTTTTTGGAGATAACCACCCAAAATTATTTTTCTGTACGATCATTCGAGCTCACCCTTATTGATGAAAGTGTGGTGCTGGTTAAATATGAAATAGCCGGTATCCTGCTTGGCAGTTGGAAAAAATATTCGGAACAATAA
- a CDS encoding VOC family protein, which translates to MGRIIHFEIPSADPEVSISFYKNVFNWEVSRWGDEEYWLVKTGEDDEPGINGAIMRRRDPEQPVVNTIEVANLEKAIEAIKKNKGQIVVPKMAVPTVGWLAYFKDPSGYISGVMQPDANAK; encoded by the coding sequence ATGGGACGAATAATACATTTTGAAATACCCTCGGCAGATCCGGAGGTTTCAATCAGTTTTTACAAAAACGTGTTTAACTGGGAAGTGAGCAGATGGGGCGATGAAGAATACTGGCTTGTGAAAACAGGTGAAGATGATGAGCCCGGCATTAACGGAGCTATAATGAGGCGACGTGATCCGGAACAGCCGGTGGTAAACACCATAGAAGTGGCCAACCTGGAGAAAGCTATTGAGGCAATTAAGAAAAATAAGGGGCAAATAGTAGTACCCAAGATGGCTGTACCTACAGTGGGTTGGCTGGCTTATTTCAAAGACCCCAGTGGCTACATCAGTGGGGTTATGCAACCTGACGCTAATGCGAAATAA
- a CDS encoding sensor histidine kinase, whose product MENKIDINDKLVRIIGVQFFGIIIPNATGLVSSNDRSVTYLMLTYGYFILISFLIWQGNRWLLFRLEERYNWFINPAQKLIMILGANMFYTSMLVVVMLLIWYQGVGQVADWEVIKITAGVCVVCVIFITHTYETVFLIKERESDKVKTEKLEKARVQAELEALKNQIDPHFMFNSLNSLSYLIEYDPAKAKEFTESLAEVYRYILSNKDRRLVILQDELLFLQKYLSLLSLRFDDALQVNFEIDEKSKNEYLIPPISIFIVIENVVKHNEISKRSPMNVNVSLKEESLHIENKIVVKKVLHHSSKIGLANLEERFRIIVGKGVSTHISDGRFKIQLPMLKISN is encoded by the coding sequence TTGGAAAATAAAATTGACATCAACGATAAACTCGTTAGGATTATTGGTGTCCAGTTTTTTGGCATTATAATTCCTAATGCCACAGGATTGGTCAGCAGCAATGACAGGTCAGTTACTTACCTTATGCTGACCTACGGATATTTTATCCTGATCTCGTTTTTGATCTGGCAAGGCAACCGGTGGCTACTGTTCAGGCTGGAAGAGCGGTATAACTGGTTTATTAACCCGGCCCAGAAATTGATTATGATCTTAGGGGCAAACATGTTTTATACAAGTATGCTTGTGGTGGTAATGCTGCTAATCTGGTACCAGGGGGTAGGGCAAGTGGCAGACTGGGAGGTTATAAAAATCACGGCGGGTGTATGTGTGGTATGTGTAATATTTATAACACATACCTATGAAACCGTATTCCTTATCAAGGAGCGGGAATCGGATAAAGTAAAGACTGAGAAGCTGGAAAAAGCCCGGGTTCAGGCGGAATTGGAAGCACTTAAGAACCAAATTGATCCGCACTTTATGTTTAACTCTTTAAACAGTCTTTCTTACCTGATAGAGTATGACCCGGCTAAGGCGAAGGAGTTTACTGAGAGCCTTGCAGAGGTTTACAGGTACATACTTTCCAATAAAGACAGGCGCCTGGTTATTCTACAGGATGAACTCCTGTTTTTACAGAAATACCTGTCTTTGCTATCGCTGCGTTTTGATGATGCTTTGCAGGTAAACTTTGAAATTGACGAGAAAAGTAAAAACGAATACCTTATACCTCCCATTTCTATTTTTATTGTTATAGAGAATGTAGTGAAGCACAATGAAATATCGAAGCGAAGTCCCATGAACGTTAATGTATCCCTGAAAGAAGAAAGTTTGCATATTGAGAATAAAATAGTAGTAAAGAAAGTCCTTCATCATTCATCAAAAATAGGTCTGGCCAATCTTGAGGAGCGCTTTAGGATAATTGTAGGGAAAGGGGTTAGTACCCATATAAGTGATGGCCGGTTTAAGATACAACTACCCATGTTAAAAATATCTAATTGA
- a CDS encoding MATE family efflux transporter: MRSILQSIYKIFSTIGSAVSGSEKNFTSGSINRAIFMLSVPMIIEMIMESLFAVIDIYFVGKVSVNAIATVALTESVIMIVYAISIGFSMAATAMVARRVGENKPEEANNVAVQAVFITILTSLIFSAAGMFFAKDILTLMGGEKDLVEEGYGYTMIMLAGNVTIMLLFLINAIFRGAGDASIAMRVLIVSNCLNIVLDPILIFGLGPIPAFGIEGAAIATTIGRGIGVLYQLAVLTGAKGIVQVKLKHLKIHWATVWKIVKVSFGGIGQYMIGTLSWLFLVRISAVFGAEVLAGYAVAFRIIMFTILPSWGLSNAAATLVGQNLGAGQPDRAERSVWKCAFYNMIFLGLISIVFISWAEEFVRIFSSEAEVVKYGALALRVISCGYIFFAYGMVIGQAFNGAGDTKTPTVINLFCFWLFELPMAYAMAVYFGLGPIGIFLAIAIASTALAVASIVIFKKGRWKLVEI, encoded by the coding sequence ATGCGTTCAATATTACAATCTATATATAAGATCTTTTCTACTATTGGCTCCGCCGTAAGCGGTTCTGAGAAAAACTTCACCAGTGGTAGTATTAATCGTGCCATATTTATGCTTTCCGTGCCTATGATCATTGAAATGATCATGGAGTCGCTGTTTGCTGTTATTGATATTTATTTCGTGGGCAAGGTAAGTGTAAATGCTATTGCCACGGTGGCACTGACTGAGTCGGTGATCATGATTGTGTATGCAATTTCCATTGGCTTTAGCATGGCCGCAACAGCAATGGTAGCACGTCGTGTTGGCGAAAACAAGCCGGAAGAGGCCAATAATGTAGCTGTACAGGCGGTTTTTATCACTATTTTGACATCGCTGATATTTAGTGCTGCAGGAATGTTTTTCGCCAAAGATATACTAACCCTGATGGGCGGTGAAAAAGACCTGGTGGAAGAAGGGTATGGCTACACCATGATCATGCTGGCAGGAAATGTAACTATCATGCTGCTTTTCCTGATCAACGCTATTTTCAGAGGAGCCGGCGATGCATCCATTGCCATGCGCGTACTTATAGTTTCCAACTGCCTTAACATTGTGCTTGACCCTATATTAATATTTGGTTTGGGCCCGATTCCGGCATTTGGTATAGAAGGTGCTGCTATAGCTACCACTATTGGCCGTGGTATAGGTGTGCTTTATCAATTAGCAGTATTAACCGGAGCAAAGGGCATAGTACAAGTAAAGCTAAAGCACCTGAAAATCCATTGGGCCACAGTCTGGAAAATAGTAAAGGTTTCTTTTGGAGGCATAGGGCAGTATATGATTGGTACTTTAAGCTGGTTATTCCTGGTAAGGATAAGTGCTGTTTTTGGAGCAGAGGTATTGGCAGGTTATGCAGTCGCATTCAGGATAATAATGTTTACAATCCTGCCTTCGTGGGGCCTGAGTAATGCAGCCGCTACGCTGGTAGGCCAAAACCTGGGTGCAGGCCAGCCCGACCGGGCAGAAAGGTCGGTATGGAAATGCGCATTTTACAACATGATCTTTCTGGGCCTGATTTCCATAGTATTTATCTCCTGGGCGGAAGAGTTTGTAAGGATATTCTCCTCCGAGGCAGAGGTTGTAAAATATGGTGCCCTAGCTTTAAGGGTAATCTCCTGCGGGTACATTTTCTTTGCCTATGGTATGGTAATAGGACAGGCCTTTAACGGTGCCGGTGATACTAAAACACCAACTGTTATAAACCTGTTTTGCTTCTGGCTTTTTGAGCTGCCTATGGCATATGCCATGGCCGTTTATTTCGGACTTGGCCCTATTGGTATATTTTTAGCGATTGCCATTGCTTCTACTGCATTGGCAGTAGCCAGCATCGTCATTTTTAAGAAAGGGCGCTGGAAACTGGTAGAAATATAA
- a CDS encoding gliding motility-associated C-terminal domain-containing protein, with product MKKIIPLALKRLLLGLLFATTLANTESIGQRIYWTQGNNIRSANLDGSLLQTHFTHPDQPHKISVDHSSNIAFFLTLPGQGDLYRIPLSSFTTPTLIYSWPAMTAGFNMDHHPGDATIYINAFVDSDPGSIEYSNYTDQDCCQNPSTLNIGSYSGDIFHDINVDTDGEYVYVSNEFDGVIYRTGTFGGTLATIIPSGAGESFDFDFGAREIIYENPTTDRIMAADMDNGSGTYTKISSGLTDIKAIAVHPDGRLIILDGTTLKTANSDGSNLFTILAGLTGATDISLSGCSDPTIQASSPVAVSNSSSSIDLSWTNGNGNEVLVVAKQGSAVNSAPKDGILHPASTTFGSGDPLGLGNFVVYRGTGNAVTITNLVPSTSYHFAIYSLNTFGACYRTPGITASTNTLAPPSVQDVTSALTDGSYPLGTTMTVEVSFDQNVNVTGSPRILLETGATDRYATYSGGSGTTTLQFQYTVQAGDISSDLEYTSATALELNGGTINAAADNAIAILTLPSPGSTGSLGTNKNIAVDGILPLVTSVSPSVTLITDAETGTSGFTLTVRFNEAMNTSVNPLVSFPIEDPAATLTFNNGSWLDNTTYDATYDVQDVNQELVDIDVAVSLAEDLAGNVIVPASLANIFSINMCSPPAIGLQPVSKVTCSNVPVDFVVTATGTTVTYQWQKDDGAGGPFNNVTNGSQFSGTTTNQLNVNNPGGLDGHRFRCVVTESGNCSVVSSIVNLTVDPFPSSSNAGSPGSVCGTSYTLNANAPIIGSGTWSVVSMPSGSAGISFSDVNSHASNVTLNSPEVYGTYELQWEISSGICSSNISTVQITFGEAATADAGTNFSVCANRNFDVTGVIGGAATSGHWRVSGGAGSFTSSNGTTGSSFPGPSITDTYQPGPGDAGSTVSLELVAEDPDGAGACTLVTSTVTVNMVAPPTVASTSASICSNAPTGITLSATPGPVSTYSIKAIRVPSGLTANAGNATVASGYNNAAISSDSYINTTSTPLNVEYDITAVGSGLNCEGPVTTIMVLVNPLPQTFTVSGGGNICSGESAGMGLSSSQTGFNYILLRNGSTTVQTLAGNGSVLSFTPQSIAGTYTIEAVHPVTNCTGTMNGSAVISVNTPPSSAALTGGSTICAGSSAQLTLNISGGTPPYVVDIQNVGTISFSGNPILVTPASTTMYTINSVVDANSCASQSINNTPVTIQVDQQPTQAQAGSNAEICDSQFTNLGGNAPAVGTGQWTLISGSGIITNPANPQSSVTGLQFGENFFQWTISNGGCPASSATIAITRTAIPTGVGIIESSSGRNSFCQNDQSVTFTVSRIINANSYIWSLPEGFEPVSGSVETTEPSITVNLVNAQDGAVQVLGKNICGSSPISNVLNVSVQPVPEANIITESKIVSNRTTQFSLQSTSDITELLWNFGDGETSAENDPSHIYTSPGTVTVSLEMTSSNGCKGISEIDITVTGLEPISVGDIKNAITPNGDGANDILYIENIENFPNNVVTLLDRYGVEVIKLEGYKNDWDLNIQGSTIPAGNYLCIVQIQDGDNAESKVVTRTVTVVKGKTE from the coding sequence ATGAAAAAAATAATACCGTTGGCTTTAAAACGACTCCTTCTGGGCTTACTGTTCGCTACTACTTTGGCTAATACCGAGTCTATAGGACAAAGAATTTACTGGACTCAGGGAAACAATATCAGAAGTGCAAACCTTGACGGGTCCTTGTTACAGACTCATTTTACGCATCCTGATCAACCTCATAAAATCTCTGTTGACCACTCCAGCAACATAGCATTTTTTCTCACTTTACCCGGTCAGGGCGATTTGTACAGAATCCCGCTTTCAAGTTTTACCACTCCTACACTCATTTATAGCTGGCCCGCCATGACCGCCGGTTTTAATATGGATCATCACCCTGGGGATGCGACGATCTATATTAATGCGTTTGTTGACAGCGACCCCGGGTCAATCGAGTATAGTAACTATACAGATCAGGATTGTTGTCAAAACCCGTCCACACTCAATATAGGGTCATACAGCGGCGACATTTTTCATGATATCAATGTGGACACTGATGGAGAGTACGTCTATGTATCCAATGAATTTGACGGGGTCATTTACCGAACAGGAACTTTCGGCGGGACTTTGGCAACTATTATTCCTTCCGGAGCAGGTGAATCATTTGATTTTGATTTCGGTGCACGAGAAATCATCTACGAGAACCCCACAACTGACAGGATCATGGCTGCGGATATGGACAATGGTAGCGGCACCTATACTAAAATAAGTTCCGGATTAACCGACATTAAGGCTATAGCTGTACACCCGGATGGCCGACTTATTATACTGGATGGTACAACCTTGAAGACAGCCAATAGTGATGGTTCAAACCTTTTTACTATTCTGGCAGGCCTAACAGGCGCTACCGACATTTCGCTAAGCGGCTGCTCAGACCCGACTATCCAGGCATCATCACCTGTAGCTGTTAGTAATAGCTCCTCATCCATAGACCTCTCCTGGACCAATGGAAATGGAAATGAGGTATTGGTAGTCGCCAAGCAGGGCAGTGCAGTAAATAGTGCGCCTAAAGACGGTATTTTACACCCGGCCAGCACTACTTTCGGCTCAGGAGACCCACTGGGACTTGGCAATTTCGTAGTTTATCGAGGTACCGGTAATGCAGTAACTATCACGAATCTTGTTCCATCCACCAGTTACCATTTTGCGATCTATAGCCTCAACACTTTCGGGGCATGCTACCGCACTCCCGGTATTACTGCGTCCACAAACACGCTGGCTCCACCATCCGTACAAGATGTGACCTCAGCATTAACTGACGGAAGTTATCCGTTAGGAACCACAATGACTGTCGAAGTAAGTTTTGATCAGAATGTAAATGTTACAGGTTCCCCCAGGATACTACTGGAAACAGGAGCTACAGATCGGTATGCCACCTATAGTGGAGGTTCGGGTACAACAACACTTCAGTTCCAATATACCGTACAAGCAGGTGACATTAGCAGTGATTTGGAGTACACCAGCGCCACAGCCTTAGAACTAAACGGAGGAACAATCAATGCTGCGGCAGACAATGCTATTGCCATATTGACTCTTCCCTCACCAGGCTCCACCGGCTCTTTGGGTACAAATAAAAATATTGCAGTTGACGGGATACTGCCATTGGTTACGAGTGTAAGCCCTTCTGTAACCCTTATTACTGATGCTGAAACGGGAACATCCGGCTTCACGCTGACAGTAAGGTTTAATGAAGCCATGAATACATCAGTTAACCCTCTCGTAAGTTTCCCAATCGAAGATCCAGCCGCAACGCTGACGTTCAACAATGGCAGCTGGTTAGACAATACCACCTACGATGCGACCTATGACGTACAGGACGTAAATCAAGAATTAGTTGATATAGATGTAGCAGTATCATTAGCAGAAGACCTGGCCGGTAATGTCATTGTTCCTGCCAGCCTAGCCAACATTTTCTCCATAAACATGTGCTCTCCACCAGCTATTGGTCTTCAACCTGTTAGCAAAGTTACCTGCTCCAACGTGCCTGTGGATTTTGTAGTTACTGCAACAGGAACGACAGTCACCTACCAGTGGCAAAAAGATGATGGCGCCGGCGGACCTTTTAACAATGTTACCAATGGCTCTCAGTTTTCAGGCACCACAACTAATCAATTAAATGTAAACAACCCCGGCGGATTGGACGGACACCGCTTTCGGTGTGTTGTCACTGAAAGTGGAAATTGCTCCGTGGTATCCAGCATTGTAAACTTAACGGTCGATCCTTTTCCTTCTTCATCCAATGCAGGCAGCCCGGGTTCCGTATGTGGCACCAGCTACACGCTCAACGCCAACGCCCCTATTATTGGCTCCGGCACCTGGTCAGTAGTGAGTATGCCGTCAGGTTCTGCAGGTATATCTTTTAGCGATGTTAATTCACATGCATCAAACGTAACTCTTAATAGTCCTGAAGTATATGGCACTTATGAGTTGCAATGGGAAATCTCCTCTGGCATTTGTTCATCGAATATCAGTACTGTACAGATCACTTTTGGTGAAGCCGCGACCGCAGATGCAGGGACCAACTTTTCGGTGTGCGCCAATCGCAACTTTGACGTTACCGGCGTGATCGGGGGTGCTGCCACTTCAGGACACTGGAGAGTATCCGGCGGAGCTGGTTCATTTACGAGCAGCAATGGTACTACAGGGTCTTCCTTCCCAGGTCCTTCCATTACCGATACTTACCAACCCGGCCCGGGAGATGCAGGGTCCACTGTCTCCCTTGAGCTGGTAGCTGAAGACCCTGATGGCGCTGGAGCCTGTACTTTAGTTACAAGCACTGTAACTGTTAACATGGTAGCTCCACCAACTGTTGCTTCTACATCTGCCAGCATATGCAGCAATGCTCCAACGGGAATAACCCTTAGCGCAACTCCTGGTCCTGTTAGCACTTACAGCATTAAAGCCATCAGAGTGCCGTCTGGCTTAACTGCCAATGCAGGAAATGCAACAGTTGCCTCGGGTTATAATAATGCTGCTATTTCCAGCGACAGCTATATCAACACCACATCAACGCCTTTAAATGTTGAGTATGACATCACTGCAGTTGGTTCGGGCTTAAACTGTGAAGGGCCAGTTACAACTATTATGGTTCTCGTCAATCCTCTACCTCAGACTTTTACGGTTTCAGGGGGAGGGAATATTTGTTCGGGCGAGAGTGCAGGTATGGGCTTAAGCAGTTCTCAAACTGGTTTTAACTATATATTGCTACGCAATGGATCAACAACCGTGCAGACATTAGCTGGTAATGGTTCCGTTCTCAGCTTTACACCGCAATCAATTGCAGGCACATACACTATTGAAGCGGTGCACCCGGTGACTAACTGTACCGGAACCATGAACGGCTCTGCCGTGATAAGTGTAAATACACCTCCATCTTCTGCAGCCCTGACCGGAGGCTCAACCATTTGCGCAGGAAGTAGTGCTCAGCTTACTTTGAATATATCAGGGGGAACACCTCCCTACGTGGTAGATATTCAGAATGTTGGAACCATAAGCTTTAGCGGCAACCCCATTTTGGTAACCCCTGCAAGCACCACGATGTATACTATCAATTCTGTTGTGGATGCAAATAGCTGCGCCTCACAAAGTATAAATAACACACCTGTCACCATACAGGTTGATCAACAACCAACACAAGCACAGGCTGGTAGCAATGCTGAGATATGCGATAGTCAGTTTACCAACCTGGGAGGAAACGCTCCCGCAGTGGGTACCGGGCAATGGACACTTATCAGTGGTTCGGGTATTATTACGAATCCTGCTAACCCACAATCAAGTGTTACAGGTTTGCAGTTTGGTGAGAACTTTTTCCAATGGACTATTTCCAATGGAGGTTGCCCGGCTTCAAGTGCAACAATTGCTATTACTAGAACTGCCATACCAACGGGAGTGGGCATTATTGAGTCATCATCGGGCCGTAACAGTTTCTGTCAAAATGATCAGAGTGTAACCTTCACAGTATCTCGCATAATTAACGCTAATTCATACATATGGAGCTTACCTGAAGGGTTTGAGCCTGTATCCGGGTCGGTGGAAACCACGGAGCCGTCGATAACAGTAAACCTTGTTAATGCTCAGGACGGGGCTGTTCAGGTGCTTGGCAAGAACATTTGTGGAAGCAGCCCCATCTCAAATGTCCTGAATGTAAGCGTACAACCCGTTCCAGAGGCCAATATTATTACAGAATCTAAAATAGTAAGTAATCGCACCACGCAGTTTAGTCTTCAGAGCACATCGGATATTACCGAGCTTCTATGGAATTTTGGTGATGGTGAAACATCCGCTGAAAATGATCCAAGCCACATTTATACTTCACCCGGTACGGTTACCGTAAGCCTTGAAATGACGAGTAGCAATGGGTGCAAGGGCATAAGTGAAATTGATATAACTGTTACCGGGCTTGAACCAATAAGCGTTGGTGACATTAAAAATGCCATTACACCTAATGGTGATGGTGCAAATGATATTTTATACATCGAGAACATTGAAAACTTCCCCAACAATGTCGTGACATTACTGGACAGGTATGGTGTTGAGGTGATAAAACTCGAAGGTTACAAGAACGACTGGGACCTGAACATTCAGGGAAGCACTATCCCAGCGGGTAACTATCTGTGCATAGTCCAAATACAAGATGGGGATAACGCCGAAAGTAAAGTGGTAACCCGAACAGTAACTGTAGTAAAAGGAAAAACTGAATAA